In the genome of Silene latifolia isolate original U9 population unplaced genomic scaffold, ASM4854445v1 scaffold_537, whole genome shotgun sequence, one region contains:
- the LOC141639690 gene encoding uncharacterized protein LOC141639690, protein MDDHGKRSSSSTTSYGQNGMQLDLYRGANNNNNRSYDLRSYSLNSSYYPHQNHNNSNIYDNNNNQIAYEFDYKLKRSKTTSPNMWCFSDPEFKRKKRVASYRALTVEGKVKGSLRKSFKWVKDRLLHGWMVVTN, encoded by the coding sequence ATGGATGATCATGGAAAaagatcatcatcatcaacaacatcATATGGTCAAAATGGTATGCAATTAGATTTATATCGCGgcgccaacaacaacaacaacagaagTTATGATTTGAGGAGTTATAGTCTAAACTCGTCGTACTACCCTCATCAAAATCATAATAACTCTAATatttatgataataataataatcaaattgcATATGAATTTGATTACAAGTTGAAGAGGAGCAAAACAACATCTCCAAATATGTGGTGTTTTAGTGATCCTGAATTCAAGAGAAAGAAAAGGGTTGCTAGTTATAGAGCTTTGACTGTTGAAGGTAAAGTCAAAGGGTCTTTAAGGAAAAGCTTCAAATGGGTTAAGGACAGATTACTCCATGGATGGATGGTCGTCACCAATTAA